The Manihot esculenta cultivar AM560-2 chromosome 8, M.esculenta_v8, whole genome shotgun sequence genomic interval GTTGAGGTCCGCCAGGGAATTCGGAGCTTTCAGGATCACTTGCCATGGGATTTTTGGGGACGAGTTACGCTCATTCGTCCATGAAGCCGATAGGATTTTCCAAGATGTAGAGCAGGCAGATATAGGATTGCGAGGGAAGTCTAGTGGGCGTAATCAGACTAAGGAGCAGATTGCGTGGGTTCGTTCCAGGAAGGAAAGAACGAAATGCATTTCAAACTACTTCCTGCCGGAAAAATATCAGGATTTTAGGTATTCTTTGTTTTCTGCTTCTATGATCATGATCCTATTGATCCGATATATCGGCGTCGTCGTTTCatgaattattattatcttgATTAGTAATATTCAGATGCTAATCTGGCCTACTGAGCTGCCTATTCATACCTGTGCTTTGAAATTCTAGATGAGTATTGATAATTAATCAATGAGGTAGCCTTCTCCCTTCCTGCctagctttttctttttctttttcttttttttttttcaaattattattttgaatcgAATAGAGTCATGATTATATTGTAGCAAGGTTATTTAGATTCTGGTTAAATACAAATCAtactaaaagcattcaatagtTTCCTTTTGATATCATCCCAAAGGTACTAGAAATAAACACCATCATTTACCAATGAGATAACTGACTTAGAAACTAAATTTGAGCATAGTGAACAAAAGGTTGAGTTGGCATTGAACTTTAACTTAAATGGTATGAGAGTTATTCTAATACTACAGTACTGAGTTTTAATTACTTGAGCATATTGGAGGCTGtcatgaattttatttattttttactcaaAATCTCTCACTCTTTGTTAAACAGTTTGATACTTCGTAGTCTGGGCAAGtagttcttaattttttaaaacactGTAAGTTTGCAACCTAAGAAAGCTAAGAGAGAAGAACGTTGTCTTCTTatcttttttaattgaattttaacagCATTGCTATTTCTATTGCTATTATACGATGTCTATACTTGGATCAATTTTTGGCAAGTCTAGACAAATAAGCATTAGCATCATTCTGTTGGGTAAGGGACAACTTAATTTAGCCAGCAGCATATTGATTATGGAATGAGGATTATGTGGCCTACCAGTATTTGATTTGTATTTTTCTGAATTTTCAGTGAAAAGATGGACAATATTGCTATCAAACTTGATGCGATTGCTGAGCTGTTAGGTAATATTTTTGTCGAAAACATAGCTAGAATGCAATTTGGAAAGAGAATCCAAGGGAACGAGTCTGTCCTCAGTTTATATAGATACAACCACAGTGATAATATGCTACAACATCTGTCTACCCTGAATGAGAGAAATAGCAAACCTTGTGATTTTACTTTCTGCCTTCACCTTCCTGCAACACCATCTCGATTTTTTCTCCGGTCAGCACATGGTCCTTTGTCTTTTGATGCAGGGCCAGACACCATCGTTGTCATTGTAGGACACCGTATTGAGGTATAACTCAGTTTTCAATGTTCCTCTTTTCTGGATTGCATGTGCATTTTACATGATCACTAGTTTTGGAGGGATCAACGATAATGCTGGAGAAATGAAATGCCTGCAAAAGTGAACAGTTTTTTTGCACTCAATGATACAGGAATGGAGCATGGGGGACTTCATATGTGTCTGTAAGGAAGTAATCTGCGTGCCTCACCTCCAAGAAAGCCAAGCTCGTCTCTCTATAGAGCTCAAGTGCTTGTCTTTAAATTTTGATCCTAATTCCAAGAAAATTTGTAATGCAATCTCCATTAGAGATCAAATCCTGTTTGTGCTAGTTATTGGTTACTTATAcaaaatttatgtttttctattttcATGACTTGCAAACATAGAAGCACATTCAAAACGTCAGTGTGCTTTTTCTCGGCTGACAAATAGGTGAAATtgtttcaatatattttattaatataattattagaaCTGGAGACCTCAGCTAAAGCTCATTAGTTTTTACACAATTTGGTGTTTGACAGCAGGAAGCTTCATTTGTCAAAACTACATTTTTACTGTGGGTGTGAGGAAGTTTCAGTTCAGTTAGTTGAGATATCACTTTATGAGGCGACCCATGAAATCCAATGAAATAACAACTAAGAATACTGGGTTTAAAATGGCTTATATAGATGAAGTGGAATTAGGTGAAGTACCTTGTAGCAAGGGGAAAAGAAAGAATCCTACCATATAGATAATCCTTGTAAAGATATTGAGCCGTCACATCTTTATCTTGCTTCCAAGTTTGCACCAAAAGTCTTACCGTCTTTATGGGATTGTCGGTTCTTTGTATTTGACGTTTGCTTCAAGTTAACCTACTGTagaagggttttgtaatcccttgaATTCCTCAGTTATTGAAACCCAAAAGTTGCTTCTTCTGATGCAAGTCTATTATCACTCCAATTTTTgcattataaaaaagaaaagtgacAGGTTTTGGCTAATAAACTCCTCTTTATAGGATTTAGCTATGACCTTAATTCATTCTTCAAGGAGTTTGAGAGTGAAAGTTTTTGAACTTTTTCAAAAACCCACTCATATCTGTAGCTCAATCATTAAGAATTGTTCAATACTTTTTTGAAGTCCTAtatgtaatataatattaaaaagcattaaaattttcagaaaatatatTTAGAAATAGTCTTCTATTTAtgagttgaaattttaaaattttcaaaaaattttattttaaaagccaTAAATTCTCCCGGCTAAAATATGAAATTGTAGTTATAAGTTTCATATGTTCTAATATTTTTACATGCACTCTTATCATTTGTttcacattatttattttataaaataaaattatagaaaattttgaattctaATATTATGAGATACAGTAAAAGATAGGTCAAAgtgtattttgataaatttagtctgatttgtcctttactttttttaatttttttatcttttatcctCTAATCATTTATAACCGTTGTCCTGTATTTATACTTTTCCGTCACAGTTACACTCTGTGTTGTTAGACAATCATTTAATTTCATCTATTATCATGTGAACATAATATCGGGTGTTATGGAATTTGCTATCTCACAGAGTCAGAGTAATAAATATGGTCAGGTCTCTCATGCACAGGTTCGAATCCAGTATGAAGTTTGATATTGCATGTGAAACAAacctatatattaaattttaggaGAGTTGAAATCCGACATTTCTAGTAAAACTCAATTAGGGCTCTATCATCaaattctattaaataaaattttttaaaataaaaaatattaaactattacatttcaaataaaagttttatttaaaaataaatatatttaattaaatttttatataattattaattttaaataaaatttaaaatttttatatataacctTAGTAGTATTTTATTATCCATTTTAAGGCGAACTGTCTCGTGATTAATAATATCACACTTGATTTCAAATATTTTGAATTCGAGTTCGTGCCTCCCTTTTCCTCAATATAATGTAATCTAGgttatatgaaatttaaattctatcagacaaaataaaaaaagttatcaTTTCCAGAGAGTAAttgcattttttttatcatgaggagaaaacaaaaaaaggtaaaaagaaataatgagGTTAATTCCAAAAAGCAAATCTATTTTTAGGATTGAATTGATGTTTAGTATTGAGAAGAAATGAGAATAGCGACAATCACACACGAGACTCTTCTCCCTTGTAATCAAAACTCTATTCAGATTTCTCTAGATTATTGTCTCCCTCACGTGCacatttctctttctctttctctttttcttttggcACAACAGAAATTGTAATATTTCTAAAACTCTAGCATTAACTCATGGAAGgcttcattaattttatatctGTATGGATGTTCCTCTTCTCCattagggtt includes:
- the LOC110620984 gene encoding uncharacterized protein LOC110620984; this translates as MNPLKSFWVLLNKINHCPHPGQSISVLQLIKINVSGKHSPMSIWAHLCFNRKLALQSPPTSPSSPASLPSSSISPYVRNAAMSLLRNCSELHLSAPAPSPIPTGTGSRSACNEILSDYLAKSLKVPDLSLPHLHPPLNEADHIPAEIENPSLELRDYETIDRLLRSAREFGAFRITCHGIFGDELRSFVHEADRIFQDVEQADIGLRGKSSGRNQTKEQIAWVRSRKERTKCISNYFLPEKYQDFSEKMDNIAIKLDAIAELLGNIFVENIARMQFGKRIQGNESVLSLYRYNHSDNMLQHLSTLNERNSKPCDFTFCLHLPATPSRFFLRSAHGPLSFDAGPDTIVVIVGHRIEEWSMGDFICVCKEVICVPHLQESQARLSIELKCLSLNFDPNSKKICNAISIRDQILFVLVIGYLYKIYVFLFS